Part of the Chloroflexota bacterium genome, CGGCGCGACCAACAACTCGCTCGGCGTCATCGCAACGCGAATCGAACCGTTTGGCGTGGCAGTTGCCGTTGGCGATGGCGTCAAGGTCGCGGTCGTTGTCGCCACAAATGTTTGCGTGATGATCGGCGTCGCCGTCGCCGTTGTTGGAATCGTTCGCGTGATCGTCGCGGTGGGAGACAACACGCGCGTCGCGTTCGATGTCGGTAACGTCGTGGCGATGAGCGTTGCAGAAATGGGACGATTCGCGGTAGCGGTCGGCGCGACCAGGGTCGCGGTCATCGTTAGCAAACGCGTGGCTGTCGTCGTTGGACTCTTGATTGCCGTGGGCGTGAAGGTGCGCGTCGCGGTTGCCGTTGGTGTGAAGGTGCGCGTGGATGTTGGCGTTGGACTTTTGATCGCGGTGGGTGAAGGTTTGCGCGTGGCTGTCGCGGTGGGCGGCAAGATGCGCGTCGGCGATGCAACGATGGTCTTGGCGACGCGAGTTGGCGAAGGAGAGGGTCCCGCCAGATTGCTTCCGCCGACGTTCAGATCCACCAAGCCCGTAAATCGCGCGATGCCCAATACGATAAAAAATAAAAGTGGAACTCCGGCGCTGAGCAGCAAATAGTACGCCTGGCGTACTCGGAGTGCTTTAGATTTGAGCGTTAGTTTATTTTTGCGTGTTCGTTGCATTTTCTGGAAATCATCCTCACCCCTCTTCCCTCTCCTGATTTAAAGAATCAGGAGAGGGGAGAGGGGGTAAGGTAGGTTATCCTTTAACGTGATGGCACATCGTGCAGTCTTGACGATTGTTGAGCGGATGCGGAATTTCCGGCGCTTTGCCCTTGACGCCATGACACGCGACACAATTCTGACGATTCTGAATCGGATGCGAAATATCGCGCGGCAATGTTTTCGCAACCAGGTGACACATTCCACACATCGCGTCCGCGCTCCGTTTGAAATGACTCACCGGCAACGGCTTGAGCGTTTTGGCATTATGGCACGCGACGCACGAGGTTCGATCTGCAATCGAGTGCGGCGCGAATGGCGCGTTGATCATTTTATCGTGGCACACGGTGCAGGTAATGTTGGTGCGCTTGGCATGACTCGCCGGCAGTGGGAGCGCCCCTTTGCTGCCGTGACATTCATCGCAAACTTGGCGCGCGGCGAACGGATGCGTCAACGCCGGCGCGGTGTTCTTGCCAGGATTGTGGCACGCCAAACACGTCGCGTCCGAACGTCTGCCATGACTCGCCGGCACACTCGCCATCCTTCCGGCGCGATGACACTCGGAACACGCGGTTCGGTTTGCGATGCTATGCGGAATCGCCGGCGCTGGCACACTCGACGCGGTGTGACACACCGTACACATTTTCTCCGGGCGATCCTTGTGCGAAACCGGCAGCGCGAGATTTTCTTTCGCGCCGTGACAGTCCAAACATTTCTCATGCTCCGCCGACGCGTGCGCCATTTGCGGCGCGATCAATTTGGAATCGTGACACGCCGCGCACATCGCGCCCGTCCACGATTTGTGCGAGTCCGGCAGCGGCAATCCCTTGCTCGCGTTGCCGTGACATTCCGTGCATACCGACTTGGTCTGCGTGTCATGCGCGATGGCTGGGACCGACTTGACTGATGTCGTGTGGCAGAGTACGCACATTTTTTCCGTGCGCCCGTTGTGATTTGCCGGGAGCGGCGCAACTTTGCCAGCCGCGTGACACATCGCACACGCCTCGTGTCCTTTGACCAGATGTGGGATCGTCGCCGCAGTCTTCATCACCGAAACGTGACAGTCCTGGCACGTTCGATTGTCCCAGGTCTTGTCGTGCGACGCCGGCATCGGCGACATGGATGGATGACACGCGACACAATTATTGCGATCGCCGGTCGGTGTTGGGACTTGAGGCGCACCATGCGCGAATACGATCACCGCCGTCGGTGCGGGTGTTGGCGCGCTCGTCGTTTGCTTCGGAGCCGGCGTAACGATGGTCGCCTCAACTGCCGGTGTGAGATCACAACCAGTCAAGCCGAGCGCCGCGATGACGAACGCGCCTAGCCACAGTTTCGAAAGGGCGTTCAATTGAACGCCCCTACTTGTTGTGGCAAATCTCGCAGACGCCGCGATTGTCAATTCGCAGGAGCGCGCTGTCGAGATAACTGCCACCACCTTCCGCCGTCCCAGGTTTGGGCACCGCGGACGAGTACGTTCCCATCGCCGCGCGCGAGCCGTGCGCGACATGGCACGTCATACACGCGGGCGCGCCATTCGCCGACGAAGTGCTGATGTTCGAACCGTCCGTGCGATGGCGATACGCAAAGATCGCATCGCCGGAACTCGTCGCGCCGGAAGCCCCAGTCGCGTGAATGCGCGTGTGACACGTCGAACACCAACTCGTGAGCGCCGTGATCTTGGTATTCTCCGTGAGATTCGTGTCGTTGCTTGCCGGATAATTTTCGCCGTAATATCGTCCGGTGGTGTCCTTGATCGTGTATTCTTTTGTAATCACATCGGGCACCGAAAACGTGGTCGCGCCGGTGACATAACGCGGGACCGACCTGAGGACGCGATACGTCGCGGTCGCGCCCGCGCCCGATTTGCCGTGCGGGTCGTGACACGAATAGCATTCGAGCGTAAAGGTTGTGCCCGCACCGCTGTTGATCGCGCCGATGCCCCAAATTCGACCGGGCGCGTAGCCCGTCATCCCGTTGACCGCGTGCTTGGAGGTGACCGCGCCGCTCACCGCGCTCGCACCCAGGTTCGTATTCATCCGCGCATTCACAAAGCCGCCGCCTTTGAGCGGCGCATTGGTCGCCACGTAAACGCCGTCGCGCACATTCGTGTTCGCGCCGCCCGAGGTGACGCCGTGACAAGCCATGCACAAATTGTACGCGGCGGTCATTTTCAACAACCCAGCCCCGGAGCCGGTGTGCGTGCGATGGCAGCCCGCGCACGAGTCGGTCGTCGCCGTGTAGTTGCCATCGTGAGGCGGATTGTCGGCAAAGACTGGGTCGCGCCAAAGCATGGTCAGGACAATCGCAAGTCCGCAAACAAACAACCAGCGTATTTTCATTTTAGTTTCCTCCCTGGCAATACCTTCGCCAAATCGTTTTCGCCCGTTTTTTATCCGCGAATAACGCGAATCTCCGCTAATTTTTAAATTCATTCGCGTTATTCACGGATGAATTTATGATTTTGGCGAAGGTGTTGTCCCTGGTAAATCGGATTTATTTGATGGACGCGGCTCAACCTTGCGAAGGTTAGGAATCACTTTACCGATGAATCGCGCCACCTTCAAACCTTCGCAAGGATGAGTTATCATCCTATTTGATGGCGTGGCAACCCGCGCACGTATCGTTCAAGCGTCCGCCGTGATCCGTTGGCACGGGACGCGCTTTGTTTTTGCCGGTTAGATGACAGACCAGACATGCTTCGCGTCCGGCTTTGGGATGCGGCGCGGGCGGCGGCGGACCCGATGCGGTCGAGTGACATCCCAGGCACATTTCATTTTTGCGCGTGGCATGATCGGCAGGCACGCGATAATACGTCGGTCCCTTGTGGCAGTACAAACAGTCGGCTTTGCCCTTGAGGTCGTGCGACAACGGACGCGCTTTGGGTCGCGGCGTTGGCGGCAACGGCGTTGCCCAGGGTGCCGGCGTCGAAGTCGGTCCATCAGAAACCTGGGTACGATTCTCGCGGCTCGCCGGCGTGCCAGCCCTGGCATTGATCACGACGACATTCCCTGGCATTGCCGTCGGTAGTTCGGGACGATCATCTATTTCCGGCAAACACCCCGTCGCGCAAAGAACCAGGCAAACGACGAGCCACCGCGATGTTTTTGCCACGTGAACCTCGAACGGTTGCGTTTGAATTTCTAGTACGCCCACACCTGGACGCGATTGCTCGCGCGATCAACGATGTACAATCTGCCGGTCTTGTCGGCGGCGATGTCGTTGGGATAGTTGAACTCGCCATTACCCGGTCCATAATCGCCAAACTCGAAAAGCAGTTCGGGAGTGTCACCGGCGACATCGAACACGCGGACGAGTTGTCCGATTCCATCTACGACGTACAACCGTTGCTCGTCGTCAATCGCCATGCCGCGCGGCAAACTGAATCCGCGCAGCGTCGTCAGCCAATTCCCCGCCGCATCGAGCACTTGCACACGCGCGTTGTTGCTATCGCTGATGTACGCTCTGCCGCGCGCGTCCACGATCATCGAGTTGGGGAACCACAACTCGTCGTTTTCTTTCTTGCCCTCGCGACCGAATTGCAGCGTGAGACGACCATCTTTGTTCATTCCCAGGACGCGATGTTTTCCATTCGTCACATCGGTCAAGAGGAGATTGTCGCCGTTGAAACGCACGCCGAGCGGAGACCATTCCTTCGTCTCGACGGGTTGCACGGCGGATTTCCAATTGCCGCCGGCGTCGTACGTGTCAACGGAATGACGAAGGCGGTCGGTGACGTACACCTTGCCGGCATTGTCCAACGCGATGTATGTTGGCGCGCGGTTGTATGATTCTGAATTCGGAGGTGCGAACGCGAACAGCGATTTGCCATCGCGGTCGAACGCGTGGACGGTGCGTTCGCCGCCGCTCTCGGCGACGTAGATGCGCTCGCCGTCCGGTGTCGCGGCAACGCCGACCGGTTCCTCTAGTCCGTAGATCGAAAAGAGATAGTGGGGACGAATCGTTCGCGTTGCGGCTTCGGCAACCGGCAGCGCCGCGTAAAGTGGCTTGTGGGTGGAGAGATAAAAGATCCACGCGTACGCGTTGGCGATCACGACCAACGACAAGAGTTCGAGAACGACCAAGCGTTTCAAACTACGCGCGCTTTGTTTTTTTGCGGGGCGATTTGCCGACTCGGGTTTGGGAGAAATGGCGCGCATGGTCAGTTTCCTCTCATCAACCGACCCAGAGCTTGTTGAGCGGCAATATCGTTCGGGTAGATTTTTACAAATTCACTCAGGGCTTGAATGGCTTCAGCGTGTTTGCCCAGTTTCTCGTTCGCCAACCCCAGACCATAGTACGCGCGTTTGATCTCGGGTGCTTGCGCGATGACTTGCTCGAACTGCGCGGCGGCATTGGCGGGCTGTCCATTCAAGAGCAGAACCATCGCGCGCGCGTACATCGCTTCGGGCGCATTGCCCAGGGCAATCGCGCTTTCCGCCATGTCCGCGTACGCCTCGCCGAACTCGGGTGCGAAACGAATGGCTTCTTGAAACGCCTCGAGCGCGTGCGTGTGATCGTCTTGTTTCTGGTAGGCGACGCCCAACGCGTAGAGCGCGTCGGCATCGGTGCTGCTAATTTCCAACGCGAGCTTGAGCGACGCGATGGCTTCCGCATATCTGCCTTGCTTGGTGTACAACGTGCCCAGGACGTAATGCACCGATTCGAGACGCGGGTCAATTTTGGCGAGCGCGTTGCCCTGGTTCAAGGCGATGACGCGATTGAGCCGCTCTATCGCCGCATCCAGGTTGCCGGTCTTTTGATACGCGCTCGCCAACAAAATCAGCGCGCCCTGGTTATCGGGTTCGATCACGAGCGCCTGCTCGCTCTGTTGAATGGATTGTGGGATCAATCCACTTTCGAGATAGTAGTTGGCGGCGGCGACGCGCAACTCGGCGCTCTGGGGATGCTCGCGTACCACGGCTTCGACGTTTTCAAGTTGGTACTCGACGACCGCTTGGTTCGAATGACTGTAGCGGTCAAAATAGTAATAGACGCTAAAGACAACGGTAGACAACAACGCTACCGCGGTTAGGATCAAAACAGGCCAGTCCCTCTTTGGCACTGCTACCTCCTCTAGGAATATTTTTTTCCAACGGACGATCAACTACAAGCGAGTCGCGAGCAAACGATGCATGTGTCTTGCATGTTCGCGCTCACCTGGGCGAGACGAACAGAGTGAGCGACACCTCCTTGTATCTGGTTTAGCCAGAGAATCAGATTATTCGCGATTATGTTGTCGGATAAATTGCTACAGGTTCCGGCGCTGGGCAACAAAAATACGTGGTCTCTAGTTTTGGATCCCAAATTCTAGAGACGCAAATCAGATCGAACGAACCGACCGAGCAGATGGAATTTTTAGCCGAACTTTAAGGGTGTCGTTGCTAGCTAACGTTTAGCTAGACAGGCAACAGCATCATCGGGGTTGCCGATTTGTGGTGGAAGAACACGGGGGACTAGTGTTGTCGTCGTTTGCCCGTGGCTCGTGGGTTTTCGTACCCAAATAACGCACCGCTGTACTCTGGCAGACAGCAGATGCTCAACCTTGCGAATGGAGGAATCGCGTAAAAAGAGCCACAGTGACGTGAAATATTTATTTGATAATATAATGAGAGTCGATGCTATTATATAGAATCAATAAAATGTATCAATAGTTCAAGAGTACTATAAGTTTGGTCAACGCGAGAGTCCAGGTTTCTCCAAGAAACCTGGACTCTCGCGCGGCGATCTTGTTTTTCTGCCGACCTCCGCGTTGCGCCAAGAATTTTGGACGCGGATAAAATTCGCAAAGCGTCTGCGCTTGTCTGCGCTCGTCCGCGCCCCATCAATTTTGCTTGGTTTCGGCTTGACCGAGTTAGGTTCGTTCCAAGCGAACCTGTCCGTACAAGCCCCAGGGATGAACGACATACCCCGGCGTAAAGGTCGCGTCGGTGCAACGGAACGATTTCCAGTCCGTCCACGGCTCGTACCCCGGCGCGCGGTGCAAGGGACCCAGCATGTTGCGTGGACTACTTACCACTTCGATATCCACCGAATTGATTCCCGCCACAAGATAAGGTGTGAGGTCCAAACCATTCGCGGCGAGCCAGGGAATATGCCCCGCCAATTTTCCATTCACGAACACCGCGACATGCGTCGCGCGATATTCGCCCAGCCACAGGCGAACGGTTTCGCCGGCGCGATGTTCCACGCGTCCGCGATAAATCATGCTCCCCGTATAATGCAAATATCCTTGCGCCGTCCAATCGCCGAAATGGAGCGACCCAGGTTCGGCGACGATCACGCGCTCCGGCGAAACCGCAAAATCGCCCAGCAAGAAACAATCTTCGAGTTCCATGTAATTGGTGTACGCGCAACCCAGGATCAATTCGTTCTCGCCCGGTTCAAGCGCCGGCAACGCGACCTTGTGAAAGGCGCGATCCAGGTACCAACCCGCCGCCGTGTTCTCAACCGATTTGCCATTTAGCGTGATCGTAAATCGCGCCGCGTCTTCGACGAGGAGATACACCGGCGTGTTCGGCGCATCTTTCACATCGAAATGAAACCGCAACGCGACCGGCGCACTGTCTTGCGGATGCGGCGCAAGCGCCCACTTGTATCGTTGCGGCAAGCCGTTCCGATAGTTGCGTCGCATCCCCAGGGCTTGGCGAATCTCGTCTTGCGCGCGCCACACTTCCATCGTCTCCGACCATATTGCATCGCCACGCCCCGCGCGATACTGACACATATCCAAGGTCAGCACATTGGGATCGGTGCGCGTGAACGCGCAAGCCGGACCGATGTAACTACTTGGAGGAGTACTACCGTGAATGTCCCAGGATTTGATTTCGGATCGAACGGGTTCGGGCGCGCCATCGGGATCAACGACGTAGAGACGCGATCCCGCCGGAGGAAACGCGGCGGAGAAATGTATAGAGCCATCACGCGCCGTCGCCGGCACACCGCGCGTCTCGCCGGTGAGCGGATCCCATTCTTCGAGACGCCCGCGCCCTTCTAACGCCAATTCGATTTCGTATCCGTCGTTGCGGTCGTTGTTCACGATGAAATAGATCATGCGATTGTCAGCGCGGCGTTGCATATAAAGCAAGCGCGCGGCTTGCTGCCCTTGCTGAGTGACCAACGAAACGCGGCGCGGCAAGTGTGATTGCAGAGCATCGCCGAGTGCAGATGCATCGCGCAAGACGGTGACGCCGGATTTCTTCCACACTGCGGACACTTGTTCATCCGTTACCGCTTCAATCATCGCCGGCAGTGGCTCGACCGCGATCACCTTGCCGCCCGCCATGACGAAACGCTCAAGCAAATCCAAAGTCGAAGCGAACAGCGTGCGCGTGTCAGGCGGAATCACGACAACCCGGTATGGCGCGCGCCCAACGCGCAACTGCGTTCCTTCGATGCGCGCATCGGTCGCCATGATTTGCTCGTCGCCAAAATCGAAATCGTAATGCGTCGCGAGGAGTGCCTGCGCGAAATCATTCAGTTGTTCCCCGTACGCGTTGACTGCTTGCTTGTGGGTTTCGCCTTCGCCCAGCATCGTCCAGCCGGTCGCGACCGGATGAATCAACAACACGTCGCGCACGGCGTCGCCTTCGGTCAACATTCGTCCCACGCGCGCGAAATAATCCTCGACGACCTGGTTGTACTTCCACCACGTCGTGTTGTAGTTGAACGCGGGCGGATAATCGCGCTTGCGGCAGCCGCGCAGCGTGTACAGCGCAAGATGCTGACAACGCAAGTTCACGCCCAGGACATACTGCCAATCGCCAACCCACTTTTGTCCTTCGAACGTAAATTCCCAGCCCGTGCAACCGTACAATTCCGAA contains:
- a CDS encoding tetratricopeptide repeat protein, with amino-acid sequence MSTVVFSVYYYFDRYSHSNQAVVEYQLENVEAVVREHPQSAELRVAAANYYLESGLIPQSIQQSEQALVIEPDNQGALILLASAYQKTGNLDAAIERLNRVIALNQGNALAKIDPRLESVHYVLGTLYTKQGRYAEAIASLKLALEISSTDADALYALGVAYQKQDDHTHALEAFQEAIRFAPEFGEAYADMAESAIALGNAPEAMYARAMVLLLNGQPANAAAQFEQVIAQAPEIKRAYYGLGLANEKLGKHAEAIQALSEFVKIYPNDIAAQQALGRLMRGN
- a CDS encoding cytochrome c3 family protein — its product is MKIRWLFVCGLAIVLTMLWRDPVFADNPPHDGNYTATTDSCAGCHRTHTGSGAGLLKMTAAYNLCMACHGVTSGGANTNVRDGVYVATNAPLKGGGFVNARMNTNLGASAVSGAVTSKHAVNGMTGYAPGRIWGIGAINSGAGTTFTLECYSCHDPHGKSGAGATATYRVLRSVPRYVTGATTFSVPDVITKEYTIKDTTGRYYGENYPASNDTNLTENTKITALTSWCSTCHTRIHATGASGATSSGDAIFAYRHRTDGSNISTSSANGAPACMTCHVAHGSRAAMGTYSSAVPKPGTAEGGGSYLDSALLRIDNRGVCEICHNK